One genomic region from Methanocaldococcus fervens AG86 encodes:
- the glmM gene encoding phosphoglucosamine mutase yields the protein MGRLFGTSGIRMKNLSPKIAYKVGLAIAKKYKNVVIGRDTRTTGKLIETALTAGILNGGGEVTTIDIVPTPVLGFNARNYDVGVMITASHNPPEYNGIKLFNKNGLAFNKKEEDEIEKIIFKGDFVEVGWDKVGNIWEDCRAIRNYMEYILKNVDINEKFNVVVDCANASACLVSPYLFTDVGCHVISVNSHMDGRFIGRMPEPNEKNLKKTMNMIKGLNAYGEGYIGIAHDGDADRMVAIDEKGRLADFDKLLAAFSRYIVEKTGNKKIVTTVDASMIIDEYLKDLDVEIIRTKVGDVAVAEEMIKNSAIFGGEPSGTWIHADIHLTPDGILSGLRILEMLEFYNKRLYKILDGIPSYINLREKIPCEDGKKEKVMEYVIENGESLFKTTPETVDGARFNLGDGWILIRPSGTEPYIRVRVEAKDGILAKELLDKGIKLVKNALRAVS from the coding sequence ATGGGAAGATTATTTGGGACTTCTGGAATAAGAATGAAAAATTTATCTCCAAAAATTGCCTATAAAGTGGGATTGGCTATAGCTAAAAAATATAAAAACGTTGTGATTGGAAGGGATACGAGAACTACTGGAAAGTTGATTGAAACTGCTTTAACAGCAGGAATTTTAAATGGAGGAGGGGAGGTCACTACTATAGATATTGTCCCAACACCTGTTTTAGGTTTTAACGCAAGAAATTACGATGTTGGAGTTATGATTACAGCATCTCACAACCCTCCAGAATACAATGGAATAAAACTATTTAACAAAAATGGTTTAGCTTTTAACAAAAAAGAAGAAGATGAGATAGAGAAGATTATATTTAAAGGAGATTTTGTTGAAGTAGGATGGGATAAAGTTGGAAATATTTGGGAAGATTGCAGGGCAATAAGAAATTATATGGAATACATTCTAAAAAATGTTGATATAAATGAAAAATTTAACGTGGTTGTTGATTGTGCAAACGCCTCTGCCTGCTTAGTATCCCCATATCTATTTACAGATGTTGGATGTCATGTTATATCGGTTAATAGCCACATGGATGGAAGATTCATCGGTAGAATGCCAGAACCTAATGAAAAAAACTTAAAAAAGACAATGAATATGATTAAAGGTTTAAATGCTTATGGAGAGGGGTATATAGGCATAGCCCATGATGGAGACGCAGACAGGATGGTGGCAATAGATGAAAAGGGAAGGTTGGCTGATTTTGATAAGCTATTAGCTGCTTTTTCAAGATACATCGTTGAAAAAACTGGAAATAAAAAGATTGTTACAACAGTAGATGCCTCAATGATTATTGATGAATATCTAAAAGATTTAGATGTTGAGATAATAAGGACAAAAGTTGGAGATGTGGCTGTTGCCGAGGAGATGATTAAAAACTCAGCTATTTTTGGTGGAGAACCTAGTGGAACATGGATTCATGCTGACATACATCTAACTCCAGACGGTATTTTAAGTGGATTGAGGATTTTGGAGATGTTAGAATTTTACAACAAAAGATTGTATAAGATATTGGATGGAATCCCATCTTATATAAATTTGAGGGAAAAAATTCCATGTGAAGATGGTAAAAAGGAAAAAGTAATGGAATATGTTATTGAGAATGGGGAGAGTTTGTTTAAAACAACTCCTGAAACAGTTGATGGGGCAAGATTTAATTTAGGAGATGGTTGGATTTTAATAAGACCTTCAGGAACTGAGCCATATATAAGAGTTAGAGTTGAAGCTAAAGATGGAATTTTAGCTAAGGAGCTGTTGGATAAAGGGATAAAATTGGTTAAAAATGCCTTAAGAGCGGTGAGTTAA
- the glmU gene encoding bifunctional UDP-N-acetylglucosamine diphosphorylase/glucosamine-1-phosphate N-acetyltransferase GlmU — protein MDAIILCAGKGERLRPLTENRPKPLIPIAGKPILQHIIEKVDDFVDNIYLIVKYRKEKIIEYFKDNPKIKFLEQGEIDGTGEAVLTAKDYVDDEFLVINGDIIFEDSLEEFLKYKYAIAVKEVKNPENFGVLVLDENNNIIEIQEKPKNPKSNLINAGIYKFDKKIFELIEKTEISERGEREITDAIKQLIKEEEVKGIKLKGYWNDVGRPWDVLEANKYLLDKIKTDIRGEVEENVVIKGEVIIEEGAVVKANSVIEGPAIIKKGAVVGPLAYIRPYTVLMENTFVGNSSEVKASIIMKNTKIPHLSYVGDSIIGENCNFGCNTITANLRFDNKPVKVNIKGERVESVRKLGVIMGDNVKTGIQVSFMPGVKVGSNCWIGANCLIDRDIESNMFVYKKDELIFKKLINQK, from the coding sequence ATGGATGCAATAATACTATGTGCAGGTAAAGGGGAGAGATTAAGGCCTTTAACTGAAAATAGACCAAAACCGCTAATCCCAATAGCTGGGAAGCCAATTTTACAACATATTATTGAAAAGGTTGATGATTTTGTAGATAACATTTACTTAATTGTTAAGTATAGAAAAGAAAAGATTATTGAATATTTTAAAGACAATCCAAAAATCAAATTTTTGGAGCAGGGAGAGATAGATGGGACTGGAGAGGCAGTTTTAACAGCTAAAGATTACGTAGATGATGAATTTTTAGTTATAAATGGGGATATCATTTTTGAAGACAGCTTAGAGGAGTTTTTAAAATATAAGTATGCCATTGCCGTTAAAGAAGTTAAAAATCCAGAAAATTTTGGAGTTTTAGTTTTAGATGAAAACAACAATATAATAGAAATCCAAGAAAAACCGAAAAATCCAAAATCAAACCTAATAAATGCCGGAATATACAAATTCGATAAAAAGATTTTTGAATTAATTGAAAAAACAGAAATCTCTGAAAGAGGAGAGAGGGAAATTACAGATGCCATAAAACAGCTAATTAAAGAGGAGGAGGTTAAAGGAATCAAATTAAAGGGTTATTGGAATGATGTTGGAAGACCGTGGGATGTTTTAGAGGCAAATAAATACCTTTTGGATAAAATAAAGACAGACATTAGGGGAGAGGTTGAGGAGAACGTTGTTATTAAGGGAGAAGTTATAATTGAAGAGGGGGCTGTTGTTAAAGCAAATTCAGTTATTGAAGGTCCTGCAATTATTAAAAAAGGAGCTGTTGTCGGGCCTTTGGCATATATAAGACCATATACAGTTCTAATGGAAAATACTTTTGTAGGAAACTCCTCTGAAGTTAAAGCAAGTATCATTATGAAAAATACAAAAATTCCTCATCTGTCTTATGTTGGGGACAGTATAATTGGAGAAAACTGCAACTTTGGATGCAATACAATAACTGCCAATTTAAGATTTGATAATAAACCAGTTAAAGTTAATATAAAGGGAGAGAGAGTTGAAAGCGTTAGAAAATTGGGAGTTATAATGGGGGACAATGTTAAAACAGGTATTCAAGTTTCTTTCATGCCTGGAGTTAAAGTTGGTAGCAACTGCTGGATTGGAGCTAATTGTTTGATTGATAGGGACATAGAAAGTAATATGTTTGTTTATAAAAAGGATGAATTGATATTTAAAAAATTAATAAACCAGAAATAA
- a CDS encoding deoxyuridine 5'-triphosphate nucleotidohydrolase, with protein sequence MIIGANTSKNFFDDLDEKQIQQCGIDLRVWKIFKIEGEGTLDFSNEKRKLPNYVEIFNSEKDESITLDRGIYVVKVADYMKIPENVAGFAYPRSSLLRMGATIYSAVHDPGYEGRPEYLMHVFNPIKIYRYARIAQIVFIECRDVKGVYEGIYKGK encoded by the coding sequence ATGATTATTGGAGCTAATACTTCAAAAAACTTTTTTGATGATTTAGATGAGAAACAAATACAGCAGTGTGGAATAGATTTGAGAGTTTGGAAAATATTTAAAATAGAAGGTGAAGGGACCTTAGATTTTTCAAATGAAAAAAGAAAACTGCCAAATTACGTTGAGATATTCAACTCTGAAAAAGATGAAAGTATAACATTAGATAGAGGAATTTATGTTGTAAAAGTAGCTGATTATATGAAAATTCCTGAAAATGTGGCTGGATTTGCATATCCAAGAAGCTCTTTATTGAGAATGGGAGCTACCATATACTCTGCAGTTCACGACCCTGGATATGAGGGAAGACCAGAATATCTAATGCATGTTTTTAACCCAATAAAAATATATAGATATGCGAGAATAGCACAAATTGTTTTTATTGAATGTAGGGACGTTAAAGGAGTTTATGAAGGCATCTATAAAGGAAAATAA